The nucleotide window TCTTCAAGTTGGGCCATGGTCTGATCAAAGATAATGGCACCATCCGGGTCATCAATGGACCCATTACCGCAGCTGTAAATGTTAGCAGCAGTTCTGGCATCGATACATCATTGACTTACACAACGAGCTGAGGAACATCAGAAATGTTGGCCTCATCACAACGGCGGCGGAACTCGGCATATGAGTCGATGACGGTGGGGATACCCTTGGCTGGGTCAAATCGAGCGACTTGAGCAATGTACTTGCCTGTAGACTGGTGTCAGTAATTTGCTACTCATGGATGAGAAATAATCATACGGTTGGGCCAATCGAGCTCAGTCATTCGCTGATTTCGGCACTGCTGGTTATAGATATGAGCATAGTAGCCGGTATCCCACTTGTTCATGTGTTTGTTGAGGCCGTCAATCCAGTCGGTAGTGGCGGGGAGGTAGACGACTTTCTCCTTGGGAACCGTGTGAGGAACAAACTTGGGGATAGGGTGGCTGATGAACAAGTCCGACTCTTTGATGTTGCTCCAGAGGTAGTTCCAGATGTCATTCTGGGGAGAACCCTCGATGGCGACGAGATCGCTTCGAATCTGAATGTGAGATCGGTACAGAATAGGGCGATCAGGTGTGATTCTCTTGATCATGGGGACGAGGCCAGGCATCTGAGGATCGTCGATCTGTACCGGTTGTTAACTTGCGTGATCGCTAGCCTTGCGAAACAATTGACCTACAATGATGACATCGGCACCGCCCTCCTCAGGGGGACGCAGAGGTCCACCCTCAGATAGCCAGTATCGCTTAGCATTCTCCTCAATCCAGTCGGTGAtagcagccttctcagcgTCCGAAATGCGCTGGTCAGGGTGACTGACGCCCTGGAGAATGTTGTGCTGGTTCTTCGTGATTCGGAAAACGCCAGGTCGTGGCTTGGGAACTAGAATCGAGTTAGAATCACACGATGGCTTAGATTCTTTGTAGTGTTTCTACTTACCATACCAGGTCACATCAACACCCAAGAGACGGCTGAGACGGACAAGAGCGTGTCGCATGAGAGCGACACCACCACCCTGGGGAGTAGCACTGAAGAATGCaatcttggtcttcttctcccggAGCTTGTTGGCATAGAACTGCATAGCACCCCATGTGGCGCTGGAGCAGGTATCCTTGTGGTTTTGGAGGTTGGTGAGATGAACACGGAAGCCAGCGTCTGTCTGAACAATGCCACGGTAGCCGACCTGCAGATGAGGAACGAGAGAGGGGCCAAAGTTGCTGAAGCAAATATTGTCAGCTGCCATTCATACCGACATTCGTTTTTCCTAACTTACAGAATACACTTGCGGGCCATGGAATCTGCTTGCTCATCAACGCGCTTGACGTCCCAGAagttcttctccttggcttcgTGGTCGGGTCGGAGCACAACAGGTACAATATCGAGGTCAAGCCAAAGACGGGAGCACAGAGAAGGGCTCATATACTTCAGAGTGACGGGGAGACCAGCTCCAATGAACTTGACAAAGTTCTCATGCTCATAAGTCTCAACCTCATTGACGATGTGATCGGCAATGAGATCCTGGCCCTCGCGCATATCCTCATCGAGGGAGATGTGCTTGATGGAGAAATCATTGAGATAGACGGTGTCGTGGATAGCAAGCGCAATCACGGCGGTATGGTCATCGGCGAAAACGGCAGAGATTCCCAGGTACAGAGTCTACGATTGAGCTGTGTTAGTCGCTTCATGTGCTAAGGATGAGATCGACCTCGGTCTCCGTAGTGCAGGGGTCTCAAGAGCTCCAATTGCTATGACGCAAGTTGTCATGAGGGATACATGATACGATGAAAACGGGAAGCACGGGAGACCAGGAGCAAACTTACCTGGAGAGGAGCATTGACGTGACCATCCTTCTCGACGAGAAGGCTCATCTGCCTCTTGCGGTGCGACGTAGCGCCCGTGGAAAACTTGCGGGTAGGCTTGTTGGAACTCATGATGGCAGCAATTGGCGGGGTATTGGTTGTAAAGGCGGGGTAGCAATTTGGTGCTAATTGAAAAGGAATGAGCGCTCTCTGTGacgtgaagagaagaaaagctcAAATGAAACAACTAGGTACGGATGGAAGTAAAAGAAGTGAGGAGAACGAACAAGACTGCGGCTGGGCGGCAAGATATAGTCTTGGTACACCTCCTTGATCAGgtcagacagacagacagcaGAAAGGCGGTCGTGAGTAGGAGGTCGGGATCGAAAGAGTAGTGGAGCTATAGTAACAGCTTAAACGTGGACGCCCCGGGTGAGATGGCAGAGTATGAGGGATCGAGGGCCCTGAGAGATTCGTGTTGGCAGCGATCGAGCAGGGAAGCCAGACAATGTGCAGAACGaaagacaaggtcaagcttgGTTGAGGAGGCCCCGTCAGCGCGGGTCTCTGCAGGAGGTTGACGAGGGTGGTGATGTATGTACAGTACTTGACGGCCTCGTGTGAGACAAACAGACAAGGAAGCCGACTGGGGGCGGGGAAGGGTTAAGAGACTGGGCGTGGGGTCAAGAGCCAGTTACGTTTAAGGAAACAAGGTGAGCAACTCGAACAGGTGATGATTCTCCAAGGTGAGGAGACGAGTGGTGTCAGGGaatggaagacgaggagaagcttggacAAGATGGATGCTTCGTGATATCACGTTGACTCGTGTTTGGTTGAGGAGGCAAGAAAGAAAAATTGAATGAGGCCTTGCTCTTGCCGCCTGCCTTTGTGAGTTGCGAACCTAGAGCCACGGGATGGATGGAAGCAGGAGCGGGCGTTGGGTAACTGCAGGTGGCACCTACTTCTTCTGCGATGGCCCGTCTGCGTGTCAGTTGGCAACGGGCTTTGTCCAATATCTTATCTTGGAAGCTCAAACTCAAGGTAGCGAATTTCTCGTTACCAACGATAAACACGAAATCGAAACAAATTATCAAAGCCGAAGAGCCCAGGATCACAGAAAAGGGGGGGTCAGGAGAACGAAAGATGCAGGGCCAAGTGAGGTAATGAGGACGTGGTCTGATATGCGCTATGAGATCACCGGATTGGGTGAATTGGATCGTGGACCTTTTGACTTTGGTGCTCGAAGATTGAAGAAAGACCTCGATATGAATCACGGCTTTCTAAAAGACACAAAAGTGAAAATATTTCAAATCTAAGCGCCGCCAACGTGCTTGCTGCAGGTACGGCGTCGCATTCAGATGGTGTTGGTAAGTTTTGGATGGAGGCGACAaagtgaggagaagaggggagaGTGGGAGGATGAGATGCGACAAGTGACATTCTGAGCACTggagaaagaagggaaagaggGACTCGGTGAGGTTTGTGAGCCCCCCAAGGGTGCAGCCACAGCATCACTCATTCTTGTTGCTGTCCATTGAGTTGCTGTTGTGTAATGAGCTTCAAAGTGTAATGCTGTCCCGCTCCAGGCTAGCCAGTTCGTGGTTAGACACGCGGGCTTGGTGATAAACATTTCACAAGAAGGAATATTGTTATGAGACTCTCAGAGCATTGCTTGCTACGGCAGCACTCAAAACCATCACAGGCAGTGAGATATTAGAGATCATTCTCCGAGTTTCTGTATATATTACCCGAATTACATCGGAGAATTGCAAGACAGCCACGCAGGTAACCTCCGAATTGCATCTATTCTATTCTGTGGGGGGTTTATTGTAGCCCACCAAGAATGCTGCACTCGGCTGGCACCAGATCAACTCTATATCTTCTTTCGGAAATCTAGGGTAAGTTTATTGGTCTGTTGCTTCAGCTGTCAACTGCTGGGCCGTCACCTAGAAAGTGCACTACTGTAAGTGTTAACGGGCTCTAAAACGAGGTAGCGCTGCCGAACCCCGCGCTTCAGTGGGGCCCGCCAATTGCGTGAGCTGCCATGCCTGGGCATCGTTCCACAAGGCAAGTGTCCGGGGGCAGGCAGGAAACTGCGGGCGGAAACAAGCCCCCCGACCCGTTGGTGAATCCCCCGCCGGCCAGGCCAGTTTTCAGGGCCCGGAGAAGCTATCCTCTGGAGTCTGGGACACCGACTCGACCTTGATAATGGATCCTCAACCATCTCGATGCATCATAGAACAATGGACCTCTCAGGCCACTATGCAAGGGACCtgtctcttccttcttatcgCTACCCCTATCTACTTTATCTCCAGCCTAAATACCAACTTATGTAGGTCAATTCCAGGCATGCAGGTGCTGTTTGAACTTGGCGTGGTTCAAAGTCAATCCGGGGTCTTTCGCCGCTCAATTAACGGTCGTACAATTTGAATCAACATGTTTGACAAAAGATTTCACAAACATCCCTCAACTCATGCTGCAGGGTCTCCGACTCGTaactcagcctcaacatctCTCCCTGACAACTCCCACTCAAGTTGACACCAGAACGAGTTACCTCGCCGAATACGTACTGCATTTCGTACGACCTCGGTACAGATCGTGGCTTGCTCATTTCTTCACCGTCTCAAGATTCGGTCAGCTGCCCTCCCAATCGTATGATGACCTTTCAGGCATCTCGAGCTTATGGCTGAGCCTTTACCGAGATATCAATTATTCAATGCAAACATTCATAATAGAAACTATCATTATCGAGCCCTAACATCCTTGATCGCTGACCGGCGGTGAGCTTGTTGGTTTGTAGAGGTGCCAATCATCCCACTACCGGCAGTACGCATGTGCCTCAGCAACATCTTCATTGGATCTGCTTTTGTCCTGGATGTGTCGGACAAGGTCCCCCAACAGATCCAAAGCGGACGGATAAGCTTCCGGGCGCCGTACAGAGATTGCATGTGCTTCAATCCTCGAGTTTCACAGAAAAGGCGGCAGAACATAGAGTGGTGGAACCCACGATGCAAGTACTGCATGTACCTGTACCGTCGAGCTCAGTGCAACCCTTGCTCATTGAGTGTGGTAACACATTACCCCATGCCCTCATGCTTCAAAGCCATCAAGGATGGAGACGCTCCGTGGGCCTTGAAGTCCCTGATAAAATTTATGAATGGCATGAGCACACATGTCCAGGGAATATCGCAAGAAACTGGGTAGCCTCCTGGACgtttcaacaccaccacaatATTGGTAAGCAATTATCCCAAAGTCGTGATGGTCAAAGACACGAGTTCGATCCATACGATGCGTCAACTTGCGCATTTGAAACTTTCCTTCACAGGCATGCGGTTCGCCTTAAAAAGCTGGTAATCACCTACGGTGCTGTCATGAAGAAAAACAGGATCTTTCAAGAGGTCAAAGAGCTAACTTGAGCCAATTTACCAGCCAAAAAGCCCCTCCCAACTGTCACCAAGTCAATTGCAGGCATACATCTCCGATGCAAGCCGGTTCTTATCAATCTGGTGATGTTGCAACCATCTCCACTGAGATAAGATCGGTCTCCGATCCTTGATCGCAGGAATGGGTTAGCAGCAACCGGCTAGTCGGGATCTACGATGTGACTGGCCGCGCGGCTGAAGACGTGGTCCCGACATTTTCCAATGTTCGCTGATGTGAGGCATCCTGACCTCGGAGTCACGTAATACTCATTTCACAGGAAATAATATTCAGAATTTCAGCGGTTTAGAATGGTTCCAAAGGCTTCGCTCGGTGTTTTGGGCGTTTTAGCGCTCGCTTCTGGTGTCGCGAGCAGCCGTGAACGAATCCTGCCAGAGCACGAGTATGCCAAAGAGAGGGCGTATATGGTTTTTAATACGATCCATTCCGCAGGTCGAGAATGGGGTTCTGCCCTGTACCATAATGGATTTGGCTTCTTTCCAGCTACTGTACCTCAAGGCGCCCTGTTTTACCACGGTTCTCGACAAAACGTAACACCGACTGGGCCCGAGTGGTTGGCTTTTGATATTGAACACGCCGAAAACTTCGCGCGATCTTTCAAGTATCGGCCTGGCGGAAAGCACCCTGGAGCGCCGCCAGGACCTCCTCCTGGTAAAAAGAAGCCAGATGCGGATAAGGGACAGACTGGGGAGGGAGACCGTCAGGAATTACGACGTCGCAGCGAGGATATAAAGACCGGCAATGGCAACGATCCGTTGGATAAGGTTGCTGACACAAAGGGGGACGACAACCCTGGTGTCGTGAGAGGTTACCTTCACACATACCAGACAAACCGTGACCTCAAAGTTCTGGTGATTGATGGCATGAGTGCTGGAAAAACCGACATGGGCACACTCGATTCACAAGATCTGGTCCTTCGCGAGAACAACACCAATAGGGGAAGTTTCGATGAACGGAACCGAGCTCATGATTTGTGCGAACTAGCATCTGAATGGGGCATCGATGGCTTCGTTCGAATTGAGGCTGGCATCGAAATTATCCATTGCAACTTTGCGGACAGCTTAGATCTGGTCAGCATTATGCGTACAGAGGTGATGGACCATATCATGGGGAAATCCGGCTTGGCAAGGTTTCAATTCGTGAGGGCGATTGGCGAGCGATACGATGGTGTCGGAGCTAATCGACTTCGAATCGATTTCTCGTCAATGGTGTCCGGCCTCTTCTTTCCCATCAACATCTCCAGTACT belongs to Fusarium musae strain F31 chromosome 9, whole genome shotgun sequence and includes:
- a CDS encoding hypothetical protein (EggNog:ENOG41~CAZy:GT4), whose translation is MSSNKPTRKFSTGATSHRKRQMSLLVEKDGHVNAPLQTLYLGISAVFADDHTAVIALAIHDTVYLNDFSIKHISLDEDMREGQDLIADHIVNEVETYEHENFVKFIGAGLPVTLKYMSPSLCSRLWLDLDIVPVVLRPDHEAKEKNFWDVKRVDEQADSMARKCILNFGPSLVPHLQVGYRGIVQTDAGFRVHLTNLQNHKDTCSSATWGAMQFYANKLREKKTKIAFFSATPQGGGVALMRHALVRLSRLLGVDVTWYVPKPRPGVFRITKNQHNILQGVSHPDQRISDAEKAAITDWIEENAKRYWLSEGGPLRPPEEGGADVIIIDDPQMPGLVPMIKRITPDRPILYRSHIQIRSDLVAIEGSPQNDIWNYLWSNIKESDLFISHPIPKFVPHTVPKEKVVYLPATTDWIDGLNKHMNKWDTGYYAHIYNQQCRNQRMTELDWPNRKYIAQVARFDPAKGIPTVIDSYAEFRRRCDEANISDVPQLVVCGNGSIDDPDGAIIFDQTMAQLEDHYPHLLDDVSVMRLDANDQLLNMVIANAHVILQLSTREGFEIKVSEALHAGVPVIVSNEGGIPLQVKDKVNGFLVTPGDYKTVAGHIMDLYTDHELHSRMSREAKNGVSDEVGTVGNALGWFYLAAKCQELGCDPGLKGNEKWVNDMAREEAGFPYAEGENRLPRHYTQRKEEEPARENGE